A section of the Chitinivibrionales bacterium genome encodes:
- a CDS encoding PilZ domain-containing protein, whose amino-acid sequence MNHRERRKHPRIKKQLRVVLYKKKFLFIWDGRHVAELVDISLGGAQVSTKKPLKLGDRVVMSLQPRAYSPAVHFHGKVVWVKTQYAQDHRYMQAGVEFTTVGSAHRKVLKRLSSGAAPAE is encoded by the coding sequence GTGAACCACAGGGAACGCCGCAAACACCCCCGGATCAAGAAACAGCTCCGCGTTGTTCTTTACAAGAAGAAGTTTCTATTCATCTGGGACGGCAGGCATGTCGCCGAGCTGGTTGACATCAGCCTGGGCGGCGCGCAGGTCAGCACGAAAAAGCCGCTTAAACTGGGCGACCGGGTCGTGATGTCCCTGCAGCCCAGGGCCTACAGCCCTGCGGTGCATTTCCACGGCAAGGTGGTGTGGGTGAAAACACAATACGCACAGGACCACCGATACATGCAGGCTGGCGTCGAGTTCACCACCGTGGGATCGGCGCATCGAAAAGTGTTGAAGCGTCTGTCAAGCGGGGCTGCTCCCGCGGAATAG
- a CDS encoding class I SAM-dependent methyltransferase codes for MNFFAHILARQFRRPSGLLALYAVRFMEKNNRARIERAIDKCEIREADTVLEIGFGPGIGIALAAQRLKSGKIFGLDFSRSMVKKASRRSRQLIKSGKAELMFGDMDPAPFPDNFFDRIFAVNVVYFWPLPERELGEIFRMLKPGGRAVLYFSDRLAMDTVPYTNTGVFRKYTAEEFLPVMQRGGFKTVTCESAVETRAGREMLGHCFVAEK; via the coding sequence ATGAATTTTTTCGCCCATATTCTCGCGCGCCAGTTCCGCAGGCCTTCCGGCCTTCTTGCACTGTACGCGGTGCGGTTCATGGAGAAGAACAACCGTGCCAGGATAGAACGGGCGATAGACAAATGCGAAATACGGGAGGCCGACACGGTCCTTGAAATCGGGTTCGGCCCGGGGATCGGCATCGCCCTTGCGGCGCAGCGGCTGAAGTCCGGCAAAATATTCGGGCTGGATTTTTCGCGATCCATGGTGAAAAAAGCTTCACGGCGCAGCCGGCAGCTCATAAAGTCGGGCAAGGCCGAGCTCATGTTCGGGGACATGGATCCCGCGCCGTTTCCGGATAACTTTTTCGACAGGATATTCGCGGTCAATGTCGTTTATTTCTGGCCGCTGCCCGAGCGCGAGCTCGGCGAAATTTTCCGGATGCTCAAACCCGGCGGCAGGGCCGTGCTTTATTTTTCCGACCGGCTCGCCATGGACACGGTCCCCTACACCAATACGGGCGTGTTCCGCAAATACACCGCAGAAGAATTCCTTCCGGTCATGCAAAGGGGCGGATTTAAAACAGTCACGTGCGAATCAGCGGTCGAGACACGGGCCGGAAGGGAAATGCTCGGGCATTGCTTTGTCGCGGAGAAATAA
- a CDS encoding flavodoxin family protein codes for MKALAINGSPRSNGNTAILINRVLAELEKEGIQTELIQLGGKKISGCIACYKCFDSKNGRCAQGDDCANELIGKMRDADAIILGSPTYFADCTAATKALMERAGFVARAGGDLFKRKVGAAVVAVRRAGAIHAFDSINHFFTITQMIIVGSSYWNIGMGREKGEVEKDQEGIATMDTLGKNIAWVLKKLHQK; via the coding sequence ATGAAAGCCCTTGCCATCAACGGCAGCCCCCGCAGCAACGGCAACACCGCCATTCTGATAAACCGCGTGCTTGCTGAACTGGAAAAAGAAGGAATCCAGACGGAACTGATCCAGCTCGGCGGCAAAAAAATCAGCGGATGCATTGCCTGCTACAAATGCTTTGACTCCAAAAACGGCCGTTGCGCGCAGGGTGACGATTGCGCAAATGAACTCATCGGGAAAATGCGCGACGCCGACGCCATCATCCTCGGCTCACCCACCTATTTCGCGGACTGCACCGCCGCGACCAAGGCGCTCATGGAACGCGCCGGGTTTGTGGCACGCGCCGGCGGCGACCTGTTCAAGCGCAAAGTGGGCGCGGCCGTGGTCGCGGTGCGCCGCGCGGGCGCGATCCACGCGTTCGATTCAATCAACCACTTCTTCACCATCACCCAGATGATCATCGTCGGCTCCTCGTACTGGAACATCGGCATGGGACGCGAAAAGGGCGAGGTTGAAAAAGACCAGGAAGGGATTGCGACCATGGACACGCTCGGGAAAAACATCGCCTGGGTGCTTAAAAAACTTCATCAGAAATAA
- a CDS encoding DUF4424 family protein, translating into MIRALSVIAIFLLLAPARNFAGNIDFVKENIFISLVLPDTMCVKGEYFFASTDGSAIHTTVMYPFPVDSSINFPCLIRVRDKAGPVAFQSNPGQAMILIPVSIAKNDTGKTTVVYRQKLKKNSGRYILTTTQTWRKPLGNSNYFITVPSHAILNFLSYESDSVFTRKDSTVYFFSKKVFMPTKDLVFSFCRR; encoded by the coding sequence ATGATCCGCGCGCTTTCCGTTATTGCAATCTTTTTACTTCTTGCCCCCGCGCGCAATTTTGCCGGCAACATCGACTTTGTCAAGGAAAACATCTTCATCTCCCTCGTCCTTCCCGACACCATGTGCGTCAAGGGCGAATATTTCTTTGCCTCCACGGACGGTTCGGCCATCCACACGACGGTCATGTACCCCTTTCCTGTTGATTCGTCCATCAATTTTCCCTGCTTGATACGCGTGCGCGACAAGGCCGGACCGGTCGCCTTTCAATCCAATCCCGGGCAGGCGATGATCCTCATCCCGGTCTCAATCGCCAAAAACGACACGGGCAAAACCACCGTCGTGTATCGCCAGAAACTCAAAAAGAACTCGGGACGTTACATCCTCACCACCACCCAGACCTGGCGGAAGCCGCTCGGCAACAGCAATTATTTTATTACCGTTCCGTCGCATGCCATCCTTAATTTCTTATCCTACGAAAGCGACTCGGTTTTTACGCGCAAAGATTCAACGGTGTATTTCTTTTCTAAGAAGGTGTTCATGCCCACCAAGGACCTTGTTTTTTCCTTTTGCAGGCGCTGA
- a CDS encoding T9SS type A sorting domain-containing protein, whose translation MQKRRIISAVIQAAAVFGATAVFANPISPTQYVVLSEVQIIDPTHWTVEFLYSNKFNAVTLLSDTFTYDFSLVNKSIDTSYHPKIPIKKNGYGLITPQQYPTLQLHPGDTVTLQWNHFGSFNWECIIDRRLQPTQSMAAYQGFYQGGYGTYASVLWCLDATPTLGYANDSTGIYGCLKGLVCDGDSIPIPNFQLAYYNPFPGLLNGMQMSIKTDTNGRFFWPNLVSSYKFSFFSSKYGGNFGPFSVVPECTLSVVCKFDDYIATASNNPVFRSTPSSIKIVGVTKTNAGALIVFNGGDATGDYTIDIFSLNGKRMHSTTVFNSGPGTYSVSWYNAPPSGTYVARIQSPSSSIEKRFSIR comes from the coding sequence ATGCAAAAAAGACGCATAATTTCCGCAGTGATTCAGGCGGCTGCTGTTTTTGGGGCTACTGCCGTGTTTGCCAACCCGATTTCTCCGACTCAGTACGTTGTGCTGTCGGAAGTTCAGATTATTGACCCCACTCACTGGACGGTGGAGTTTCTTTATTCGAACAAGTTCAATGCCGTCACCCTTTTGTCCGATACCTTTACCTACGATTTTTCGCTTGTAAACAAGAGCATTGATACAAGCTATCACCCGAAAATCCCAATAAAAAAGAACGGCTATGGCCTCATAACTCCTCAACAATATCCCACGCTGCAGCTCCATCCGGGCGACACGGTCACGCTTCAATGGAATCACTTTGGCAGCTTTAACTGGGAATGTATTATAGACCGCAGGCTTCAGCCGACGCAATCCATGGCAGCGTACCAGGGATTTTACCAGGGTGGTTACGGAACGTACGCAAGCGTTCTCTGGTGTTTGGATGCAACTCCGACGTTAGGATATGCAAATGATTCAACCGGTATTTACGGTTGTCTAAAAGGTCTTGTTTGCGACGGTGATAGTATTCCAATTCCGAATTTTCAACTTGCATATTACAATCCGTTTCCCGGACTCCTTAACGGTATGCAGATGTCTATTAAAACAGACACCAACGGGCGTTTCTTTTGGCCAAATCTGGTTTCGTCATACAAGTTTTCATTTTTCTCTTCTAAGTATGGCGGCAATTTCGGCCCCTTTTCCGTGGTTCCCGAATGCACCCTCAGCGTGGTGTGCAAGTTTGATGATTACATCGCAACAGCATCGAACAATCCGGTTTTTCGTTCAACCCCCTCCTCGATAAAGATAGTTGGCGTCACGAAAACCAATGCTGGCGCACTTATAGTTTTTAATGGCGGTGATGCAACCGGCGACTATACCATTGATATTTTTTCCCTCAACGGGAAAAGGATGCATTCCACAACAGTTTTCAACTCAGGCCCTGGCACGTATTCTGTCAGTTGGTACAATGCACCGCCGTCGGGGACCTATGTCGCCAGAATCCAATCCCCATCATCTTCGATTGAAAAACGCTTTTCAATCAGATGA
- a CDS encoding DUF4388 domain-containing protein — protein MANLFLVRYPEAPVPVPEKGKVTIGRAETNTIVLIEPRVSRFHSQIEYQYSSKAFTVSDLGSANGTYLNGRKLYALAPTPVADGDKIRVASSVFSVRFVNDPAEISREFKELSSQIHLQATDVINVADIKSAISQSAFLGDLEHLCAVELFQMLEYGRKTGILTLTSDVGNGTFNFVKGNVISAQFGKTRDESAVYEVLKCMSGTFSFAPRADIGEKPRFRASTTMLLMEGCRLMDEASIERH, from the coding sequence ATGGCGAACCTGTTTCTGGTACGATATCCCGAGGCGCCCGTGCCCGTCCCTGAAAAGGGAAAAGTGACCATCGGCCGCGCCGAAACGAACACCATCGTCCTCATCGAACCCCGCGTCAGCCGTTTCCATTCGCAGATCGAATACCAATATTCGTCGAAGGCATTTACCGTGAGCGACCTCGGGAGCGCAAACGGCACCTATTTAAACGGCCGGAAACTCTATGCCCTTGCCCCGACGCCCGTTGCCGACGGGGACAAGATCCGCGTCGCCTCGAGCGTGTTCTCCGTGCGTTTTGTCAACGATCCTGCCGAAATCAGCCGTGAATTCAAGGAACTCAGTTCGCAAATCCATTTACAGGCCACCGACGTCATCAATGTCGCCGACATCAAGTCCGCGATCAGCCAGTCGGCGTTCCTCGGAGACCTCGAGCACCTGTGCGCCGTGGAGCTGTTCCAGATGCTGGAATACGGCAGGAAAACCGGCATCCTCACGCTCACCTCCGACGTCGGGAACGGGACGTTCAACTTTGTCAAGGGAAACGTGATTTCGGCCCAGTTCGGAAAGACACGTGACGAGAGCGCCGTTTATGAGGTGCTCAAGTGCATGAGCGGAACCTTTTCGTTCGCGCCGCGCGCCGACATCGGGGAAAAGCCCCGTTTTCGCGCAAGCACCACCATGCTGCTCATGGAAGGGTGCAGGTTGATGGACGAGGCGAGCATCGAACGCCATTAA
- a CDS encoding GreA/GreB family elongation factor — translation MSNTFNWDDGVLHQDKPFFKTTPPYQPLIDKSDFDGLEAALLEHLDASPQDTDYYLPAYRFFVKRKEADRASALLQLHIDGLREKSGDAEVAALLQAVLGIWPDCVIARNGLLAFLKAFYAASPHYEAFVKHIHAQENPGTETLRLLEAWLRYDEGRPVYMPGKGAGRVKEVNLSLEVLRILFENGEQVSFKIDEAERLCRSLPQEHFLSRKLDSAAEFSKMAEADPGALLGLLFSSVKKNLSLAELREMLGGVVPDEKWAAWWARARKDRRLTVGSGAKPAVTWSDSSTDAEAAIAKQFETASPMEKLHLMQKHAGRSKELAATMLAGLVKDAQALKDSNPSLCLEIALSLDKGGQSALSFSPQEVLLRGSAADIIAGIADRLTRKKAMALTAEVREDWPDIFARLMQNEQDGQALGFLYDSLRQKGNAEKCDKAVSQALSDPSTAPRFYAWLCREIPSRPELLGRANVEFLLGLLRVLDNKAFKGLHASLRRLFDPGEAADKAASTLDAAGATRVLDALNRDSGLEDYRKDRVREHVFAMHPHLHGEKKQYLYVTKEKLEEKREELSRLMTVDIPQNSKEIQRTREYGDLRENFEYHAARHRQEMLSSRAKSLHDELAVTRDIDPKTVDASKISVGTRVALSDTAGQNAGITLTILGPWDSDPAKNILSYTSAAGAALLGGKIGGTVKFNEKEYKVEKIEVWKK, via the coding sequence ATGTCCAACACATTCAATTGGGATGATGGGGTCCTGCATCAGGATAAGCCCTTTTTTAAAACCACGCCGCCGTATCAGCCGCTTATTGACAAAAGCGATTTTGACGGACTTGAGGCCGCGCTTCTTGAGCACTTGGACGCCTCGCCGCAGGACACCGACTATTATCTTCCGGCGTACCGGTTTTTCGTGAAAAGAAAGGAGGCCGACCGCGCATCGGCCCTCCTGCAGCTGCATATCGACGGCCTGCGGGAAAAAAGCGGGGACGCCGAAGTGGCGGCCCTGCTGCAGGCGGTATTGGGGATCTGGCCCGACTGCGTCATTGCCAGAAACGGCTTGCTCGCGTTTCTTAAGGCATTCTACGCGGCAAGCCCGCATTATGAAGCATTTGTCAAGCACATACATGCGCAGGAAAACCCCGGCACCGAGACCCTGCGCCTGCTCGAAGCATGGCTGCGCTACGACGAAGGCAGGCCGGTGTACATGCCGGGAAAAGGCGCGGGGCGCGTAAAGGAAGTCAATCTTTCCCTGGAAGTGCTTCGCATCCTGTTTGAAAACGGCGAGCAGGTTTCCTTCAAGATTGACGAAGCGGAACGGTTGTGCCGATCATTGCCGCAGGAGCATTTTTTGAGCAGGAAGCTCGATTCGGCCGCGGAGTTTTCGAAGATGGCGGAAGCGGATCCCGGCGCGCTGCTCGGCCTGCTTTTCTCCAGCGTCAAGAAAAATCTTTCCCTTGCCGAATTGCGCGAGATGCTCGGCGGCGTGGTACCGGACGAGAAATGGGCCGCCTGGTGGGCGCGCGCGCGCAAGGACAGGCGCCTCACCGTGGGCAGCGGAGCAAAACCGGCCGTCACCTGGAGCGATTCCAGCACCGACGCCGAAGCGGCGATCGCGAAACAGTTTGAAACGGCTTCACCCATGGAGAAACTTCACCTGATGCAGAAGCACGCGGGCCGCTCAAAGGAACTCGCGGCAACCATGCTTGCCGGTCTTGTAAAGGACGCGCAGGCGCTGAAAGATTCCAACCCGTCGCTGTGCCTTGAAATCGCGCTGTCGCTCGACAAGGGAGGGCAGTCCGCGCTTTCATTCTCACCCCAAGAGGTGCTTTTGCGCGGCAGCGCCGCAGACATCATTGCCGGAATCGCCGACCGCCTCACGCGCAAAAAGGCCATGGCGCTCACCGCCGAGGTGCGCGAAGACTGGCCGGACATTTTTGCCAGGCTCATGCAGAACGAGCAGGACGGCCAGGCGCTGGGGTTTCTCTATGATTCGTTGCGTCAAAAAGGAAACGCCGAAAAGTGCGACAAGGCGGTCTCGCAGGCGCTTTCTGATCCGTCAACCGCCCCGCGCTTCTATGCCTGGCTCTGCCGCGAAATTCCCTCGCGGCCGGAGCTGCTCGGCCGCGCCAACGTGGAATTCCTCCTGGGACTGCTGCGCGTCCTTGACAACAAGGCATTCAAGGGTCTTCACGCGTCGCTGCGCAGGCTCTTTGACCCGGGCGAGGCGGCCGACAAGGCCGCCTCGACGCTCGACGCTGCCGGCGCGACCCGCGTGCTCGACGCGCTCAACCGCGACTCCGGGCTCGAGGACTACCGCAAGGACCGCGTCCGCGAACATGTTTTCGCCATGCACCCGCACCTGCACGGCGAAAAGAAACAGTACCTGTATGTGACAAAGGAGAAACTCGAGGAAAAACGCGAGGAGCTTTCCCGGCTCATGACCGTGGACATCCCGCAGAACAGCAAGGAAATCCAGCGCACGCGCGAGTACGGCGATCTGCGGGAGAACTTCGAATACCACGCGGCGCGCCACCGCCAGGAAATGCTCTCGTCCCGCGCAAAGTCATTGCACGACGAGCTTGCCGTGACCCGCGACATAGACCCCAAGACCGTCGACGCTTCGAAAATATCGGTGGGCACGCGCGTGGCGCTCTCGGATACTGCCGGACAGAACGCCGGGATTACCCTTACTATTTTGGGGCCTTGGGATTCGGACCCTGCAAAAAATATCCTTTCCTATACTTCCGCGGCGGGAGCTGCACTGCTGGGCGGCAAAATTGGCGGGACAGTGAAGTTTAATGAAAAGGAATACAAAGTTGAAAAGATTGAGGTGTGGAAAAAATAA
- a CDS encoding HAD family hydrolase, translating into MPLIALFDIDKTLIARSSAHLRAFFMSLKAVYGVEAEANVIKHYGMTDQQIIREVLRVKGLDEKTIDNGIKRCMRVMVERFNELNPADTIELLPGVFDLLEALKKQGAHIGLVTGNLEEIARAKLKKAGVGHYFTFGGFGSDSGERREMAALALKRCGALYNMTVSNRAVLFGDTPYDMEAARSIDALAVGVATGYPTKQDLLAAGADVVFDNLADTEAVMEAIRDNLSSHS; encoded by the coding sequence ATGCCGCTCATCGCCCTCTTCGACATCGACAAAACCCTCATCGCCCGCTCGTCCGCGCATCTCAGGGCGTTTTTCATGTCGCTCAAGGCCGTATACGGCGTTGAGGCCGAGGCAAATGTGATAAAGCACTACGGCATGACCGACCAGCAGATCATCCGGGAAGTGCTGCGGGTCAAGGGGCTTGACGAAAAAACAATTGATAACGGGATCAAACGCTGCATGCGGGTGATGGTCGAGCGGTTCAACGAATTGAATCCCGCAGACACCATTGAGCTTCTTCCCGGCGTTTTCGATTTGCTCGAGGCGCTCAAGAAACAAGGAGCGCATATCGGGCTTGTCACCGGCAACCTCGAAGAAATCGCCCGGGCAAAACTCAAGAAAGCCGGTGTCGGGCATTATTTCACTTTTGGCGGGTTCGGTTCCGACAGCGGCGAACGCAGGGAAATGGCGGCGCTTGCACTCAAGCGCTGCGGCGCCCTTTACAATATGACCGTTAGCAATAGAGCCGTTCTGTTCGGCGACACGCCCTACGACATGGAAGCGGCGCGGTCTATCGACGCACTCGCTGTCGGAGTGGCAACCGGGTATCCCACAAAGCAAGATCTGCTGGCCGCTGGGGCTGATGTGGTGTTTGATAATCTGGCGGACACTGAAGCGGTGATGGAGGCGATACGTGATAACCTATCATCCCATAGTTGA
- a CDS encoding glycoside hydrolase family 3 N-terminal domain-containing protein, with product MKQWIQAILCVALLSVPAGAMVTGRAVDGSGNPVPDAMVYYTSIANRLDYVYSNPNGDFCLPSPTEWNLADPPMYKSCVTAVHQFPASNASVPAFNVMLRGSAILFSVGKGSSKITADIFTIAGKHVARVFDKQLGEGSYSLNPFAQFEKVTQQTYVIRISDGAKTASVSLPYMGRNAFGPASEALATPSPTLKKIAAIDQLRVGKTGYTPKIVNLTTYSDNVGDVAITSINIEAKTDSILALMTVAEKVGQCVQVSNAAYITSAFAGSFLKGSTWAAQQSNQTAAMSTRMKIPVTIGTDYVHGGPMVYFPHNVGMSTTGDTLLTELAYRICGICCRQGNNENFAPCIDVPRNDKNGRVYEGWGENVDVTKHFARAAVRGLQGSDLSSDYSIIATCKHFAGAGGTTDGIMRGQTATGTWDVLCRIHLPQFHAAVDAGAAAVMTSYNSFPTSSTNNAQLAMTCNTTLITDTLKNGWGFTGYVISDWDMGTDASVGGTTQGPINALNAGLDVAMQPDNTDAYINALKGAAGGQIPQARIDDAAKRCIRVKLEMGLFTTQMPNQTLGTLFSDAIYRNVARACVRKAIVLLKNSNSALPLSKTAKIAVVGAWADNMGVQCGGWSETGGDAWQGSTTAHGIAGATTILQGMQAAINTAGGGSITYYANGTGIPNTVDKIVVVVGETPYAEDAGYRADITLGTQNGVDQAALVQTCASVGKPVITILLTGRPNVLGTIPDNSTALVAAWLPGTEGEGVSDVLFGDYNFVGKLPYTWPANNNQEPVNEGTMGDAVGSDVSAPLYQYGFGLTY from the coding sequence ATGAAGCAATGGATCCAGGCAATACTTTGTGTTGCCCTTCTGAGCGTCCCTGCCGGCGCCATGGTAACCGGCCGCGCTGTTGACGGCAGCGGCAATCCGGTTCCCGACGCAATGGTGTATTACACCAGCATTGCGAACCGGCTGGATTATGTCTACTCAAATCCAAACGGTGATTTCTGCCTGCCGTCTCCCACGGAATGGAACCTTGCCGATCCGCCGATGTATAAATCGTGTGTCACGGCGGTCCATCAATTTCCTGCATCAAACGCATCAGTCCCGGCATTTAACGTTATGCTCCGCGGTTCCGCAATACTCTTTTCCGTAGGCAAGGGAAGCAGTAAAATAACCGCGGATATTTTCACCATTGCCGGGAAACACGTGGCCCGCGTCTTTGACAAACAGCTTGGCGAGGGCAGCTATTCCCTCAATCCTTTTGCACAATTCGAGAAAGTGACACAGCAGACCTACGTCATACGGATAAGCGACGGTGCGAAGACGGCCTCGGTGAGCCTGCCGTATATGGGCCGGAACGCCTTTGGACCAGCTTCAGAAGCACTGGCCACGCCGTCACCGACGCTCAAGAAAATAGCAGCCATCGACCAGCTGCGAGTGGGCAAAACCGGGTACACGCCGAAAATCGTAAACCTTACGACTTATTCCGACAATGTCGGCGATGTCGCCATTACGTCCATCAATATCGAAGCCAAGACGGACTCGATCCTCGCGCTCATGACGGTGGCTGAAAAAGTGGGCCAGTGCGTGCAGGTGTCGAATGCCGCTTATATAACCTCGGCCTTTGCGGGTTCGTTCCTTAAAGGCAGCACCTGGGCCGCGCAGCAGTCGAACCAGACTGCCGCAATGTCAACGCGCATGAAGATCCCGGTCACCATTGGCACCGACTATGTGCACGGCGGCCCCATGGTATATTTCCCGCATAACGTCGGCATGTCCACGACCGGCGACACGCTCCTCACCGAGCTTGCCTACCGCATCTGCGGCATATGCTGCAGGCAGGGCAACAACGAAAACTTCGCGCCCTGCATCGACGTGCCGCGCAACGACAAGAACGGACGCGTTTACGAAGGTTGGGGCGAGAACGTGGACGTTACGAAGCATTTCGCCCGTGCCGCGGTCCGCGGTCTGCAGGGCTCCGACCTTTCGTCCGATTACTCCATCATCGCGACGTGCAAACATTTTGCGGGCGCGGGCGGAACAACGGACGGCATCATGCGGGGACAGACCGCCACCGGCACGTGGGACGTTCTCTGCAGGATCCACCTGCCCCAGTTCCACGCAGCGGTCGACGCGGGCGCCGCCGCCGTCATGACCTCGTACAACTCTTTTCCCACTTCGTCAACAAACAACGCCCAGCTCGCCATGACCTGCAACACGACCCTGATCACCGACACGCTCAAGAACGGGTGGGGATTCACGGGGTATGTGATATCGGACTGGGACATGGGCACCGACGCAAGCGTGGGCGGCACCACACAGGGACCGATCAATGCGTTGAATGCAGGTCTTGACGTGGCAATGCAGCCCGACAATACGGACGCGTATATCAACGCGCTCAAGGGAGCGGCGGGCGGCCAGATCCCCCAGGCGAGGATCGACGACGCGGCGAAAAGGTGCATCCGCGTAAAATTGGAAATGGGACTTTTTACCACCCAGATGCCGAACCAGACCCTAGGCACCCTCTTTTCCGACGCCATTTACCGGAACGTCGCCCGCGCCTGCGTGCGCAAGGCAATTGTGCTGCTTAAAAACAGCAATTCGGCTCTGCCGCTCAGCAAGACGGCAAAGATCGCCGTGGTGGGCGCGTGGGCCGACAATATGGGCGTGCAGTGCGGCGGCTGGTCGGAAACGGGCGGCGACGCATGGCAGGGATCGACAACGGCGCACGGCATTGCCGGCGCAACCACCATTCTCCAGGGCATGCAGGCGGCAATCAACACGGCCGGCGGCGGCAGCATCACCTATTACGCCAACGGAACGGGTATTCCCAATACCGTTGACAAGATCGTGGTGGTCGTGGGCGAAACGCCCTATGCCGAAGATGCAGGCTACAGAGCGGATATAACGCTCGGTACGCAAAACGGTGTGGACCAAGCGGCCCTTGTGCAGACCTGTGCCAGTGTGGGGAAACCGGTGATCACCATCCTGCTCACCGGAAGACCCAATGTTCTGGGCACCATTCCCGACAACAGTACCGCGCTTGTCGCCGCGTGGCTGCCTGGCACTGAAGGCGAAGGCGTTTCCGACGTTCTGTTCGGCGACTATAATTTTGTCGGCAAACTCCCCTATACCTGGCCGGCGAACAACAACCAGGAGCCCGTCAATGAGGGCACTATGGGAGACGCGGTCGGCAGCGACGTATCCGCCCCGCTGTATCAGTATGGTTTCGGATTGACGTATTAG